In Myxococcus stipitatus, the following are encoded in one genomic region:
- a CDS encoding response regulator — MSSQPGALAMQTVLVIDDDVFVLSMVTDILHSAGYAVVKVQSPDDAFKLDLTQVSAILCDYNMPQMNGADVLIAMRELKECNAPFIFLTGHEQLDDLLSVAIRYGAELLPKPIHPVELIRLLVKQLATAAA, encoded by the coding sequence GTGTCCAGCCAACCGGGAGCGCTCGCGATGCAGACGGTGCTGGTGATTGACGATGATGTGTTCGTGCTCTCGATGGTGACGGACATCCTTCACAGCGCGGGCTACGCGGTGGTGAAGGTGCAGTCGCCGGATGACGCCTTCAAGCTGGACCTGACCCAGGTCTCCGCCATCCTCTGCGACTACAACATGCCGCAGATGAATGGCGCCGACGTGCTCATCGCCATGCGGGAGCTGAAGGAGTGCAACGCGCCCTTCATCTTCCTCACGGGGCATGAGCAGCTCGACGACCTGCTCTCCGTCGCCATCCGCTATGGCGCGGAGCTCTTGCCCAAGCCCATCCATCCGGTGGAGCTGATCCGCCTGTTGGTGAAGCAGCTCGCCACCGCCGCGGCGTGA
- the gyrA gene encoding DNA gyrase subunit A, whose translation MADDTTDKPASPSAPPPPDGAGELIPVNIEDEMRRSYLDYSMSVIIGRALPDVRDGLKPVHRRVLFAMNDLANYHNRPYKKSARVVGDVIGKYHPHGDSSVYDAMVRLAQPWSLRYLLVDGQGNFGSVDGDMPAAMRYTEARMDRLAEELLSDIDKETVDFGPNYDDSLEEPLVLPARFPNLLVNGSSGIAVGMTTNIPPHNMTEVINGTLHLIDHPACTVRDLMEFITGPDFPTGAFITGREGILRAYETGRGQITVRARSEIETSKKGDRESIIFTEIPYQVNKARLIEKIAELVREKKLEGISDIRDESDRQGMRIVIELKRDAISQVVLNNLYQSTALETTFGAVMLAIDGGQPRTLNLKELLDRFVAHRRDVVTRRSRFELRKALARMHIVEGLLVAQDLIDLVVSLIRASKDPDEARWGLMNILSPALYEHERFANLQRIDYAKAKAQMEMLVSRARNEEPAYQGLAHKYEGSGFSQEQAQNILEMRLQRLTGLQREELFRELIGLVRDVIRLQDILANESSLLNVIKTELMDIRQRYGDERRTQIIGAVDDITSEDLIAEETMVVTLSHTGYVKRSPLSEYRAQKRGGRGKTGAATKEDDFVSKLFVASTHAYLMPITTKGKLYSLKVHQIPQASRTSRGKAMVNLVQFGEGERLAQILVTRDFPENRYVFFVTKKGVVKRTDLSAFENVRSSGIIALGIDEGDELVAVMITDGSKDILLSTASGMSIRFPESEVRSMGRQAFGVKGITLEEGDEVVGADLVEQGSAILTVTENGYGKRTEETEYRQQGRGGKGIIDIKTTERNGKVVGVVQVKESDEVMLVTNGGMLIRMKVKEISVIGRNTQGVRLIALENDQEKVMALSKLPEGEESEEESEASAAEVGATDVAAAESAEGTESDAPADAPEASEAPAEGGGSEEPQA comes from the coding sequence ATGGCTGACGACACCACCGACAAGCCGGCATCGCCCTCCGCGCCCCCGCCTCCCGACGGCGCCGGAGAGCTCATTCCCGTGAACATCGAAGACGAGATGCGGCGCTCGTATCTCGACTACTCGATGTCCGTCATCATCGGCCGCGCGCTGCCTGACGTCCGCGACGGCCTCAAGCCCGTGCATCGCCGCGTGTTGTTCGCGATGAACGACCTGGCGAACTACCACAACCGCCCCTACAAGAAGAGCGCGCGCGTGGTCGGTGACGTCATCGGTAAGTATCACCCGCACGGTGACTCGTCGGTGTACGACGCCATGGTGCGCCTGGCGCAGCCGTGGAGCCTGCGCTACCTCCTGGTGGACGGCCAGGGCAACTTCGGCTCGGTCGACGGCGATATGCCCGCCGCCATGCGCTACACGGAAGCGCGCATGGACCGCCTGGCGGAGGAGCTCCTGTCGGACATCGACAAGGAGACCGTCGACTTCGGCCCCAACTACGACGACTCCCTCGAGGAGCCGCTCGTGTTGCCCGCGCGGTTCCCCAACCTCCTGGTCAACGGCAGCAGCGGCATCGCGGTGGGCATGACCACCAACATCCCGCCGCACAACATGACCGAGGTCATCAACGGGACGCTGCACCTCATCGACCACCCGGCGTGCACCGTCCGGGACTTGATGGAGTTCATCACCGGCCCGGACTTCCCCACCGGCGCGTTCATCACCGGCCGCGAGGGCATCCTGCGCGCGTACGAGACGGGGCGCGGGCAGATTACGGTGCGCGCGCGCTCGGAAATCGAGACGTCGAAGAAGGGGGACCGCGAGTCCATCATCTTCACGGAGATTCCGTACCAGGTGAACAAGGCCCGGCTCATCGAGAAGATCGCCGAGCTGGTTCGCGAGAAGAAGCTGGAGGGCATCAGCGACATCCGTGACGAGAGCGACCGTCAGGGCATGCGCATCGTCATCGAGCTCAAGCGCGACGCGATTTCGCAGGTGGTGCTCAACAACCTGTACCAGTCCACGGCGCTGGAGACGACGTTCGGCGCGGTGATGCTGGCCATCGACGGCGGGCAGCCGCGCACGCTGAACCTCAAGGAGCTGCTCGACCGCTTCGTCGCCCACCGCCGCGACGTGGTGACGCGGCGCAGCCGCTTCGAGCTGCGCAAGGCGCTGGCGCGCATGCACATCGTCGAGGGCCTGCTCGTCGCGCAGGACCTCATCGACCTGGTGGTCAGCCTCATCCGCGCGTCGAAGGACCCGGACGAAGCGCGCTGGGGCCTGATGAACATCCTGTCGCCCGCGCTGTACGAGCACGAGCGCTTCGCCAACCTCCAGCGCATCGACTACGCGAAGGCCAAGGCGCAGATGGAGATGCTCGTCTCGCGCGCGCGCAACGAGGAGCCGGCGTACCAGGGGCTTGCGCACAAGTACGAGGGCTCGGGCTTCAGTCAGGAGCAGGCGCAGAACATCCTCGAGATGCGGCTGCAGCGCCTCACGGGCCTCCAGCGCGAGGAGCTGTTCCGCGAGCTCATCGGCCTGGTGCGCGACGTGATTCGCCTCCAGGACATCCTCGCCAACGAGAGCAGCCTGCTCAACGTCATCAAGACGGAGCTGATGGACATCCGCCAGCGCTACGGCGACGAGCGCCGCACGCAAATCATCGGCGCGGTGGACGACATCACCAGCGAGGACCTCATCGCCGAGGAGACGATGGTGGTCACGCTGTCCCACACCGGTTACGTGAAGCGCTCGCCGCTGTCGGAGTACCGGGCGCAGAAGCGCGGTGGACGCGGGAAGACGGGCGCGGCGACGAAGGAAGACGACTTCGTCAGCAAGCTGTTCGTGGCCAGCACCCACGCGTACCTGATGCCGATTACGACCAAGGGCAAGCTGTACTCGCTCAAGGTGCATCAGATTCCGCAGGCCAGCCGCACGTCGCGCGGCAAGGCCATGGTGAACCTGGTGCAGTTCGGCGAGGGCGAGCGGCTGGCGCAGATTCTCGTGACGAGGGACTTCCCCGAGAACCGCTACGTCTTCTTCGTGACGAAGAAGGGCGTGGTGAAGCGCACGGACCTGAGCGCGTTCGAGAACGTCCGCTCCAGCGGCATCATCGCGTTGGGCATCGACGAGGGGGACGAGCTGGTGGCGGTGATGATCACCGACGGCTCGAAGGACATCCTGCTGTCGACGGCGTCGGGCATGAGCATCCGGTTCCCGGAGTCGGAGGTCCGCTCCATGGGCCGCCAGGCCTTCGGCGTGAAGGGAATCACGCTGGAGGAGGGCGACGAGGTGGTGGGCGCCGACCTGGTGGAGCAGGGCTCCGCCATCCTCACCGTGACGGAGAACGGCTACGGCAAGCGGACGGAAGAGACCGAGTACCGGCAGCAGGGCCGTGGCGGCAAGGGCATCATCGACATCAAGACCACCGAGCGGAACGGCAAGGTGGTGGGCGTGGTGCAGGTGAAGGAGTCGGACGAGGTGATGCTCGTCACCAACGGCGGCATGCTCATCCGCATGAAGGTGAAGGAGATCTCCGTCATCGGCCGCAACACGCAGGGCGTGCGGTTGATTGCGCTGGAGAACGACCAGGAGAAGGTCATGGCCCTCTCCAAGCTGCCCGAGGGTGAGGAGTCCGAGGAGGAGTCGGAGGCGTCCGCCGCCGAGGTGGGCGCCACGGACGTGGCCGCCGCCGAGTCCGCGGAGGGCACCGAGTCCGACGCGCCCGCCGACGCGCCCGAGGCCTCCGAGGCTCCGGCCGAGGGAGGTGGCTCCGAGGAGCCCCAGGCCTGA
- a CDS encoding M24 family metallopeptidase, translating into MRRARPALLSALLLAAPLASAAGADPVVTGDPWPRIRKERIQKLLPQAMARADVDAWVVFCRENDNDPLAHHVGGENAGGTAAFLFLRQGGTVRSLALSPVSEATALREVAPMDEVIALERGQDLYAQVASRLAAAKPARIAINASSAVTVADGLSSSQRAALEKALSAALRKKLVSSEDVVSEWLSVKLPEEVDILRKAAAITAQLEVEAYRTVVPGKTRDSDVARFLKKRMAELGVGDAWAPDQNPAVNSGPLRGHTHATERVIQPGDFIQTDFGIRVGGMWVTDIQRFAYVLAPGQTQPPPEAMDRWEKGKKGNRVALAALKPGVTGWDVDKAQRVWMHEAGSEPMSMFGTGHPVGYWAHDVGPALSGGMKEKPSRGQAARIVRPGQVFAFDGFFAWKDGGPDSLRVISVEEMAVVTDTGAEYLIPPQEDLVLIPSPDTQGPARPVAPAPR; encoded by the coding sequence ATGAGACGCGCCCGGCCCGCCCTGCTCTCCGCCCTGCTCCTCGCCGCGCCCCTGGCGAGCGCGGCGGGCGCCGACCCCGTTGTCACCGGCGACCCCTGGCCCCGCATCCGCAAGGAGCGAATCCAGAAGCTGCTGCCCCAGGCCATGGCGCGCGCCGACGTGGACGCGTGGGTGGTGTTCTGCCGGGAGAATGACAACGACCCGCTGGCCCACCACGTCGGCGGAGAGAACGCGGGAGGCACCGCGGCCTTCCTGTTCTTGAGGCAGGGCGGCACGGTGCGCTCCCTGGCGCTGTCTCCGGTGAGCGAGGCCACCGCGCTGCGCGAAGTGGCGCCGATGGATGAAGTCATCGCGCTGGAGCGGGGCCAGGACCTGTATGCGCAGGTGGCCTCGAGGCTCGCCGCGGCGAAGCCCGCGCGCATCGCCATCAACGCGTCATCGGCCGTGACGGTGGCGGATGGCTTGTCCTCCTCGCAGCGCGCCGCGCTGGAGAAGGCGCTGTCCGCCGCCCTGCGCAAGAAGCTGGTGTCGTCCGAGGACGTCGTCTCCGAGTGGCTGTCCGTGAAGCTGCCCGAGGAGGTGGACATCCTCCGCAAGGCCGCCGCCATCACCGCGCAGTTGGAGGTCGAGGCGTACCGCACGGTGGTGCCGGGCAAGACGCGAGACTCGGACGTGGCGCGTTTCCTCAAGAAGCGCATGGCGGAGCTGGGCGTGGGGGACGCGTGGGCACCGGACCAGAACCCCGCCGTCAACAGTGGCCCGCTGCGCGGACACACCCACGCCACCGAGCGCGTGATTCAACCCGGTGACTTCATCCAGACGGACTTCGGCATCCGCGTGGGTGGCATGTGGGTCACCGACATCCAGCGCTTCGCCTACGTGCTGGCCCCGGGTCAGACGCAGCCGCCACCGGAGGCGATGGACCGCTGGGAGAAGGGCAAGAAGGGCAACCGCGTCGCCCTGGCCGCGCTCAAGCCCGGCGTCACGGGATGGGACGTGGACAAGGCCCAGCGCGTCTGGATGCACGAAGCCGGCTCCGAGCCCATGTCCATGTTCGGCACCGGCCACCCCGTGGGTTACTGGGCCCACGACGTGGGGCCCGCGCTCTCCGGAGGAATGAAGGAGAAGCCCTCGCGGGGACAGGCCGCCCGCATCGTGCGGCCCGGACAGGTGTTCGCGTTCGATGGTTTCTTCGCGTGGAAGGACGGCGGGCCGGACTCGCTGCGCGTCATCTCCGTGGAGGAGATGGCCGTCGTCACCGACACCGGCGCGGAGTACCTGATTCCTCCTCAGGAAGACCTGGTGCTCATTCCGTCACCAGACACCCAGGGGCCCGCCCGACCCGTGGCACCCGCGCCGCGCTGA
- the ung gene encoding uracil-DNA glycosylase: protein MLQDGLPKDWREVLAGALDSPSFHELERFVEKERKSATVFPSEEDLFSAFRLTPYADVKVLLLGQDPYHGPGQAHGLAFSVQPGVTPPPSLVNIFKELETDVKVPRPKDGSLIAWAQQGVLLLNAVLTVRQAEPNSHAGHGWEDFTDAVIRAVSAKTDPVVFLLWGKYAQKKKKLIDASRHVVIEGTHPSPLSAKSGFFGSKPFSAVNQALESKGRAPVDWRLSR from the coding sequence ATGTTGCAGGACGGGTTGCCGAAGGATTGGAGAGAGGTGCTGGCCGGCGCGCTGGACTCGCCCTCGTTCCACGAACTGGAGCGCTTCGTGGAGAAGGAGCGCAAGTCCGCCACCGTCTTCCCCTCGGAGGAGGACCTGTTCTCCGCCTTCCGGCTGACGCCCTATGCCGACGTGAAGGTGCTGCTCCTGGGGCAGGACCCGTACCACGGGCCCGGACAGGCCCACGGGCTGGCGTTCTCCGTGCAGCCCGGGGTGACGCCGCCGCCCTCGCTGGTGAACATCTTCAAGGAGCTGGAGACGGACGTGAAGGTGCCCCGTCCCAAGGACGGCTCGCTGATTGCGTGGGCGCAGCAGGGCGTGCTCCTGCTCAACGCGGTGCTGACGGTGCGCCAGGCGGAGCCCAACAGCCACGCGGGCCACGGCTGGGAGGACTTCACGGACGCGGTCATCCGCGCGGTGAGCGCCAAGACAGACCCCGTGGTGTTCCTGCTGTGGGGCAAGTACGCGCAGAAGAAGAAGAAGCTCATCGACGCCAGTCGCCACGTCGTCATCGAGGGCACGCACCCCTCACCGCTGTCGGCCAAGAGCGGCTTCTTCGGCAGCAAGCCGTTCAGTGCGGTGAACCAGGCCCTGGAGTCAAAGGGCCGCGCTCCCGTGGACTGGCGCCTGTCGCGGTGA
- a CDS encoding tetratricopeptide repeat protein, giving the protein MAKSTSRKPATKLKVKKPAARSAAPRKSKAKPSRAEPPIPVLEAEPVFDDTPMDTGPKALPSGDEGSGRVLPFEIDPKRMEEGLRKLQGEVVHWANKGRYTRVRFKFRGKQLLPDLPLAAVVAAEGLTFYWGGILRVLIANVVGGSVFQVELVNDAEKRVQAGKEALLSGDVDQALALFREAVAMDRDLASAHLNVGVALKLKGDREGALAAFEKARAKDPNGPIGTEAERLAAPLRPA; this is encoded by the coding sequence ATGGCCAAGAGCACCTCCCGCAAGCCCGCCACGAAGCTGAAGGTGAAGAAGCCCGCCGCCCGCTCCGCCGCCCCCAGGAAGAGCAAGGCGAAGCCCTCCCGCGCCGAGCCGCCGATTCCCGTCCTGGAGGCCGAGCCTGTCTTCGACGACACGCCCATGGACACAGGCCCCAAGGCCCTGCCCTCGGGAGACGAGGGGTCGGGCCGGGTGCTCCCGTTCGAAATCGACCCCAAGCGCATGGAGGAAGGGCTGCGCAAGCTCCAGGGCGAGGTGGTGCACTGGGCCAACAAGGGCCGCTACACCCGCGTGCGGTTCAAGTTCCGCGGCAAGCAGCTGCTGCCCGACCTCCCGCTCGCGGCGGTCGTCGCCGCCGAGGGCCTCACGTTCTACTGGGGCGGCATCCTGCGCGTGCTCATCGCCAACGTGGTGGGCGGGAGTGTCTTCCAGGTGGAGCTGGTGAACGACGCGGAGAAGCGCGTCCAGGCCGGCAAGGAGGCCCTCTTGTCGGGCGACGTGGACCAGGCCCTGGCGCTGTTCCGCGAGGCCGTCGCCATGGACCGCGACCTGGCCTCCGCGCACCTCAACGTGGGCGTGGCCCTCAAGCTCAAGGGCGACCGCGAGGGCGCGCTCGCGGCCTTCGAGAAGGCCCGGGCCAAGGACCCGAACGGCCCCATCGGCACCGAGGCCGAGCGCCTGGCCGCCCCCCTGCGCCCCGCTTGA
- a CDS encoding thioesterase family protein, which yields MTAAFLAASTPEPLEPHRYLIRFTAPWYQGRGAYGGIVAGTAMRALEHTLGDASRPVRSFTMHFCSPAVEGDAHVVTRIERAGKLVTHATVRVENASGVVALGSATFGAARGGAIEYQEMTPPPVPRPHEVPSIPDDVPMPDFCRFFEYRYCLGSAPYSGADIAETGGWLRPRDPTVLDAPLCVGLMDAYPPSVLSRVDGFRPAATVDFTIHFFHAFPRPGLAPDAHFLRTGRSRQAGQGYAEDFQQLWTEDGVLLAQCRQLFAVMG from the coding sequence ATGACCGCCGCCTTCCTCGCCGCCTCCACGCCCGAACCGCTCGAGCCTCATCGCTACCTCATCCGCTTCACCGCGCCCTGGTACCAGGGCCGGGGCGCCTACGGTGGCATCGTCGCGGGTACCGCCATGCGCGCGTTGGAGCACACGTTGGGGGATGCGTCGCGGCCGGTGCGCTCCTTCACGATGCACTTCTGCTCGCCCGCGGTGGAGGGAGATGCACACGTCGTGACGCGCATCGAACGGGCGGGGAAGCTGGTGACACACGCCACGGTGCGCGTGGAGAACGCGTCGGGCGTGGTGGCCCTGGGCAGCGCGACGTTCGGCGCCGCGCGCGGAGGCGCCATCGAGTATCAGGAGATGACGCCGCCGCCGGTGCCTCGTCCGCACGAGGTGCCCTCGATTCCCGACGACGTCCCCATGCCGGACTTCTGCCGCTTCTTCGAGTACCGCTACTGCCTGGGCTCGGCGCCGTACTCCGGAGCGGACATCGCGGAGACGGGCGGCTGGCTGCGCCCGCGCGACCCCACGGTGCTGGACGCGCCGCTGTGCGTGGGATTGATGGACGCGTATCCGCCCTCGGTGCTCTCGCGCGTGGATGGCTTCCGCCCCGCCGCCACCGTGGACTTCACCATCCACTTCTTCCACGCGTTTCCCCGGCCGGGGCTCGCGCCGGACGCCCACTTCCTGCGCACGGGACGCTCGCGTCAGGCGGGACAGGGGTACGCGGAGGACTTCCAACAGCTGTGGACGGAAGACGGCGTGCTGCTGGCGCAGTGCCGGCAGCTCTTCGCGGTGATGGGCTGA